The stretch of DNA CTTTCTCGAGAGCAAGCGGCGCGCGTGCGGCTGATGCCGGTCGCCAACTCGGTTGGCCGCAGCCACGATGTCTACGACTACCTCGCCGCCCCCGGCCTGATGCGGGCCGCCTGGCGCCGCGTCGCCTTCGCCGATGTGTCGCTCGAGCCCGAAGCCGCGGGAGCCGACGCCGATGCCATCGGCGAATAAAGATGAGCCGTCAGCGCTAGCCGCGGGTAGCGCCGCCATCGACGCTTCCAACCACCAACCGCCAACCGCCAGCCGCCAGCCGCGGGGCCTTAGCCCCCGGTTAGCGCGGGATACGCCCAGGCGTCGAGGTTCCCCTCCGTGAACGCCTTAGCCGTGGGCGGCAGCCCTCGGAGTGCAGCGCAACCCGTCCTCCACTCCGAGGGCTGCCGCCCACGGCTAAGACGCGACGGTTTGGTGAACCGTGCTCTAGCGTCAAGAACCGGACGCTAAGGCGTGCTGGTTGATATCGCCTACAACCGCGACATCACCTGTAAGAAGTCCTGCTCCAGTTCCGCCGGCGGGCCGAAGTGCTCCGTGAACACCTTCAGACGTTGCCGAGAGGTCTCCGCGTCGGACTCATCCGCGGGCGGGCCGTCGAACGGCTTGTACTTGCTCAACTCTTTCACATACGCGACGTAGTCGTCGCCGTGTTTCTTGATCAGGTAGTAGTTGAGCGCCCAGGCGTCGGCGTACGCCTCACCAGCGGTGCGCGAGTCGCGCAAGCGATCGTCGGACGCCAGCAGACTCGTTAGCGACGCGCCATTCCACTTTGGCAGGTTGCGGCGGAACGATTGCAAACGCCGTTGATTCACGTGGCCGATGCCGCTCCAGCCGCGGCTCGTGCCGGCGCCGGGCGCCTCGAAGTACGCGGCCATGCCTTCGACGAGCCAGATCGGCAGGTCGGCGTAGCGTTGCATCAGGCCCGTATTGAAGCAGACCTGGTGGGTCGCTTCGTGGACGATGGTCGCGACCAGCGGCTCGGCGGCCGGCAGCGATAGCATCCGGGTGATCTCACGCCGTGAGCCGCTCCGCATGCCACCGGCGCGGAGCTGTTGCGCGCCGGTGATGTCGTACATCCGCACCCGGTTGGTGGTCATGTGGTAGTAACCCACGGCGCCGGCGGGCACGCCCTCGGCGCGGCTGGCCGCGTTGTACGCCGCCGCCGTTGAGTGAATGACGATTGGTAGCGGGAACTCGGGTTCTTCAAGTTCGATCCCCGCGCGCTTCCAATAGCGCACTAGCGCCTTCTGCAATCCCTCCAGTAGCGAGCTCGACCACTCGGCGTACTCGCGGCTGGTGTCGTAGGCGATGACGTAGTGCTTGGTTGGGTGCAATCGAAAGCCCGCCGGCAGGTCCGCCAGCAATCGCTCGCCGAGTTCATCGGCCGTCGCCGGGGCGAAGGGCGCATCGTCGCTCGACGCGGAGAGGACGTCGTCCGCCGCGATCAACCGCCGCGCGCCGTCGACGCTCTCGAAGAAGCAGTTGCCCGACGAGTCTTTCATCAGCACCCGCCCCGTGGCGGTCGCCGTCACCGCGTCCGCGTCAGGGTAGGGGCGATAGCGGAACGTGAGCGTGTCCATCGCGCCGGCAAGTGGGGCGATGCCTAGCAGCAGAACGGCGACGAAGAGCGGGCGGGGCATTCCTCTAGCTTAGTCCACACACAGCCCGCGTGACGACCGCGATCTTCCCCGAGACGCTATGGGCTTACCTACGTGTTCGCCGAGACACGCAGCCGAGTCTCAGAGCTCGACCTCAATGCCATGGTCGTCGTCGCCGCTGATATCGTCGCGGGCGTCGCTCTTCTCACGCTTGCGGAGATAGATCTTGATCGGCGTCTCGGCGTACGGCAGCTCGTCGCGGAAGCGGCCCAGCAGGTAACGCAGGTACGGCTTCTGGAACGCGGCCGGGTTGCTACAGAACAGCACGATCGTCGGCGGTTGCACGCCCACCTGGGTCGCGTAGTACAGCTTGGGCCGGCGGTTCTGGTAGACGCTGGGCGGGTTCCGCTTCACCGCGTCGCGCACCAGGCGATTCAGCTCGCCCGTGCCGACACGCTCGCGCGATTGCTTGAAGAGCATCTGCGCATGGTTCAACAGCGCCTTCACGTTTTTCCCGGTCTTGCCGGTGATGAAGGCGATCGGCGCGTAACGCAGGCCAGGCAGTTGGTCGTTGATATAATGGACCCACTTCTCGGTGGGCATCGTGCCGGCGTACTTGTCCCACT from Botrimarina mediterranea encodes:
- a CDS encoding DUF1570 domain-containing protein yields the protein MPRPLFVAVLLLGIAPLAGAMDTLTFRYRPYPDADAVTATATGRVLMKDSSGNCFFESVDGARRLIAADDVLSASSDDAPFAPATADELGERLLADLPAGFRLHPTKHYVIAYDTSREYAEWSSSLLEGLQKALVRYWKRAGIELEEPEFPLPIVIHSTAAAYNAASRAEGVPAGAVGYYHMTTNRVRMYDITGAQQLRAGGMRSGSRREITRMLSLPAAEPLVATIVHEATHQVCFNTGLMQRYADLPIWLVEGMAAYFEAPGAGTSRGWSGIGHVNQRRLQSFRRNLPKWNGASLTSLLASDDRLRDSRTAGEAYADAWALNYYLIKKHGDDYVAYVKELSKYKPFDGPPADESDAETSRQRLKVFTEHFGPPAELEQDFLQVMSRL